A single genomic interval of Desulfobacterales bacterium harbors:
- the recD gene encoding exodeoxyribonuclease V subunit alpha, producing the protein MGVINKGQSPSPFLEKLFRSGYFSALDYYFACTVGRLAEESDPMVLTAAALASRDTAQGHICVNVARLAGCPVFSETGEAMPGMLWPERSAWIVALAKSPLVARNEATAPLVMDSAGRLYLARYWDYQQRLIHQLRQRAAHGAINVNETLLSEGLNRFFSEKSTTEGMDRQRMAVEKSVRNRLTIVSGGPGTGKTTTVIRMLALIIDQALNRDGTLPRIRLAAPTGKAAARLSETIGAAKTRDNYLRNHYSPILEYITEKAETIHRLLGVRGKGTGRFHHTASRPLPADVLVIDESSMVDLPLMTRLIEAVPAKARLILLGDKDQLSSVEAGAILGDICQGVDLELHRPVAQTTAKASDMGNGISHCIIQLTHSYRFGFHSGIGRLSRAINRGDAEDALACLKDDACRDVSLIEAGSRNLLRQVLPVFIETHFMPLMKEQDPLARLLQFQTFRVLCAHRKGPAGVEAVNAAVREIIRRNLGAIRQPAANDEGHPIMVTQNDYQLGLFNGDIGIIGASPAEENQWGAFFQGAGQSLRYISLSKLPQYESVYAMSVHKSQGTEFDHVLLILPPRRSRIITRELLYTAITRARKSVVIFGEAPLVREAVQTPVQRASGIGDQLSQKTFGTGLSGDEEKAMKLPPGG; encoded by the coding sequence ATGGGTGTCATAAATAAGGGACAATCGCCGTCGCCGTTTCTGGAAAAATTATTTCGGTCTGGCTATTTTTCGGCCCTTGATTATTATTTTGCATGCACGGTGGGCCGCTTGGCCGAAGAAAGCGACCCCATGGTGCTGACGGCGGCCGCACTGGCAAGTAGGGATACGGCGCAGGGGCATATCTGCGTGAATGTGGCGCGACTGGCCGGTTGCCCGGTTTTCAGCGAAACCGGCGAGGCCATGCCGGGGATGCTGTGGCCGGAAAGATCGGCCTGGATCGTCGCCCTGGCCAAAAGCCCTTTAGTGGCTAGAAATGAGGCGACAGCCCCCCTTGTCATGGATTCGGCCGGCCGGCTTTATCTGGCCAGGTACTGGGATTATCAGCAACGGCTCATTCACCAATTGCGTCAACGGGCCGCTCACGGCGCGATCAACGTGAACGAAACGCTTTTGTCCGAAGGGCTTAACCGCTTTTTTTCAGAAAAATCAACGACTGAAGGAATGGACCGGCAGCGCATGGCGGTTGAAAAGAGTGTTCGAAATCGACTGACGATTGTATCCGGCGGGCCCGGCACTGGAAAAACAACGACGGTCATACGAATGCTGGCCCTGATTATCGATCAAGCCCTGAACCGGGACGGGACGTTGCCGAGAATACGGCTGGCCGCGCCCACCGGAAAAGCGGCCGCGAGGCTTTCCGAGACGATCGGCGCAGCCAAGACCAGGGATAACTATTTGCGGAACCATTATTCCCCCATTCTTGAATACATTACGGAAAAAGCCGAAACCATTCACCGGCTTCTTGGCGTCAGGGGAAAGGGGACCGGCCGGTTTCACCACACTGCGTCCAGACCCCTTCCCGCCGATGTGCTGGTTATCGACGAGTCCTCGATGGTCGATCTGCCCCTGATGACCCGGCTGATCGAGGCGGTGCCCGCGAAAGCGCGGCTTATTTTGCTTGGAGACAAGGATCAGTTGTCATCCGTGGAGGCTGGTGCGATTTTGGGGGATATCTGTCAGGGCGTTGATTTGGAATTACACCGGCCTGTCGCGCAAACAACGGCGAAGGCTTCCGATATGGGCAACGGGATCAGCCACTGCATCATTCAGTTGACGCACAGTTACCGCTTCGGATTTCATAGCGGTATCGGGCGGCTTTCACGGGCCATCAATCGAGGCGATGCGGAGGATGCGCTGGCATGTCTGAAGGATGATGCTTGTAGAGACGTGTCACTGATCGAGGCAGGCAGTCGGAATTTGTTGCGGCAGGTGTTGCCCGTCTTTATTGAGACGCACTTTATGCCGCTGATGAAGGAACAAGACCCACTTGCCCGCCTCCTTCAATTTCAAACTTTTCGGGTGTTATGCGCGCACCGGAAAGGGCCGGCAGGGGTCGAAGCCGTCAACGCCGCGGTCAGGGAAATTATCAGACGAAACCTCGGCGCCATTCGGCAGCCTGCTGCCAACGATGAGGGCCATCCCATTATGGTAACGCAGAACGATTATCAACTGGGGCTTTTTAATGGCGATATCGGTATCATAGGCGCGTCTCCGGCAGAAGAGAATCAATGGGGGGCTTTTTTTCAGGGCGCCGGTCAATCGCTGCGATATATTTCGCTTTCAAAGCTTCCGCAATATGAGAGCGTGTATGCCATGAGCGTTCATAAGAGTCAGGGGACCGAGTTTGACCATGTTTTGTTGATTCTGCCGCCGCGGCGCTCCCGAATCATCACCAGAGAATTACTTTACACCGCAATCACCCGTGCGCGTAAAAGCGTTGTCATTTTTGGTGAGGCCCCTCTGGTTCGGGAAGCGGTTCAAACGCCTGTTCAACGGGCTTCGGGAATAGGGGATCAACTCTCACAAAAAACGTTCGGCACCGGTTTGTCCGGAGATGAAGAAAAGGCAATGAAACTCCCCCCCGGGGGGTAA
- the recB gene encoding exodeoxyribonuclease V subunit beta, whose amino-acid sequence MKRLDAATIPLGGTQLIEAAAGTGKTHTIGSLFLRLVLTGYPVNEILVVTFTEAATAELRERLRDRLRKALSLLREECKDQALLTPVGGDRDKAVRFLQAALSGFDEASVMTIHGFCRRMLTENAFESGVPFDIELQTDSLPLYEEVAQDFWALAVYEMPAMLVRYLQEKNMSPGVLAALLRRVAGKPDRVLLPAISAEATNPAALDRLYGEARRLWLTCQDEIKSLLTTHAGVNRQSYNKANLKRWLDNVAAYFSGERASTLPGEMDLKKFTRSILAEKAIKLKGTPAPLSHPFFDHCERLCAVADQWLPAFQQRFIEEALLALEKRKKDTSVQFFDDLVFALDRALAGPGGALLSEKIQKRFRAALIDEFQDTDQAQYRIFRRVYQGTGAPFFLIGDPKQSIYAFRGADIFAYLQAVSDAEGAIYSLDTNWRSDPSLVAAVNALFDPERVHRPFGLKEIQFAPAIHRDGAQDELRIDGNPAAAFEFLFIERNENTSDKNGLIPKEWMEAQLPGLVARDISRLVSGNAHLTGRKTPLGPGDVAVLVRTNQQAGRIQAAMRRVGLPCVITSGDNVFDTKEAVEMWRILKAVLNPADDVLISNVLATDLFGLCGNDIAVLRSEDAQWAWWALCFRDWHRLWHESGFIRMIRAVFSLEPPHRSVPLLQGLLQLVDGDRRVTNFQHLSELLHAASSRNRLGPAGLLGWIERQIFGRREAADVNELRLESDAMAVQVVTIHKAKGLQYPVVYAPYLWDSSLYHMSRPPVVCHDPLNTTRTLFDFGSDQLSDHIQLARFEEMAENLRLLYVALTRARHACRVVWGAANSFQQSALGYLLHSIEGDTGLDAIARHMAALNDSQILSDLQRLAIHAKGAISFRPLTSEAACRYERAPYEGQNLVARKARRVFVKHRRIESYSRLVAETAHVSFMEEKTEFDHDQRIGISQTMGMDAADHDTGERILLADFSRGAEAGIFFHTLYEHLDFTTADKHAFTSLVSNQLSAFGFQAPQWLDTVVHALTNTLHCPLDADIMGLSLSRISGANRLNELEFVFPATGYPEREGRITAAGLAAVFTAHAGQCLPSEYITRLSRLQFPAIDGFLKGFMDLVFSYHGKWYLADYKSNYLGDTVGHYGRDALLRAMADHHYFLQYHLYTVALHRYLGTRVPDYDYDTHFGGVYYLFIRGMAPQTGPNIGVYKDRPSKAFITALSNLFWG is encoded by the coding sequence ATGAAGCGATTGGATGCAGCGACCATTCCCCTGGGCGGCACGCAGCTTATTGAAGCCGCCGCGGGCACCGGAAAAACCCACACCATCGGCTCTCTCTTTTTGCGGCTGGTGCTAACGGGGTATCCGGTAAACGAAATCCTCGTGGTCACCTTTACGGAAGCTGCCACCGCGGAGCTTCGGGAACGGCTTCGCGATCGTCTGCGAAAGGCATTGTCGCTTCTACGGGAAGAATGTAAGGACCAGGCGCTGCTCACGCCCGTCGGCGGAGATAGGGACAAGGCCGTCCGTTTTCTGCAGGCGGCCCTTAGCGGGTTTGATGAGGCGTCCGTCATGACCATTCACGGGTTTTGCCGGCGAATGCTGACGGAAAACGCATTTGAAAGCGGTGTGCCGTTTGACATCGAACTTCAGACTGATTCCCTACCCCTTTATGAGGAGGTTGCGCAGGATTTTTGGGCGCTGGCGGTCTATGAAATGCCGGCAATGCTGGTTCGCTACCTGCAGGAAAAAAATATGTCGCCCGGCGTCCTGGCGGCGTTGCTTCGCCGAGTGGCCGGAAAACCGGATCGCGTCCTTTTGCCTGCAATTTCAGCGGAAGCAACGAATCCGGCCGCCTTGGACCGTTTGTATGGCGAGGCCAGGCGCCTTTGGCTAACATGTCAAGACGAGATCAAGTCGCTGTTGACAACGCACGCAGGCGTTAATCGCCAAAGTTACAACAAGGCGAACCTGAAGCGCTGGCTGGACAACGTGGCCGCCTATTTTTCAGGTGAGCGCGCATCAACACTGCCGGGTGAAATGGATCTTAAGAAGTTTACCCGCTCCATTCTGGCGGAAAAGGCGATAAAACTAAAAGGGACACCGGCACCGCTATCCCATCCCTTTTTTGACCACTGCGAGCGCTTATGCGCGGTGGCTGATCAGTGGCTGCCCGCGTTTCAGCAACGATTTATCGAGGAGGCGCTGCTTGCTCTTGAAAAGCGAAAAAAGGACACCTCCGTTCAGTTTTTCGATGATCTGGTTTTCGCTCTGGACCGGGCCCTTGCCGGTCCGGGTGGCGCGCTTTTATCTGAAAAAATTCAAAAGCGTTTTCGGGCCGCCCTGATTGATGAATTTCAGGATACCGATCAGGCGCAGTATCGAATCTTTCGGCGGGTGTACCAGGGCACAGGTGCTCCCTTTTTTCTGATCGGTGATCCCAAACAATCGATTTACGCTTTTCGAGGCGCGGATATTTTTGCCTATCTTCAGGCGGTGTCGGATGCCGAGGGCGCCATTTACAGCCTTGATACCAACTGGCGTTCGGACCCCTCGCTGGTTGCGGCTGTCAATGCCCTCTTTGACCCGGAACGGGTGCACCGGCCCTTTGGCCTGAAAGAAATTCAATTTGCGCCCGCCATACACAGGGACGGTGCGCAGGATGAATTGAGAATCGATGGAAACCCGGCTGCCGCCTTCGAGTTTCTTTTTATTGAACGGAATGAAAACACGAGCGACAAAAACGGGCTGATACCCAAAGAATGGATGGAAGCGCAATTGCCGGGACTGGTCGCGCGGGATATTTCCCGGCTAGTATCGGGAAACGCCCACCTGACCGGGCGGAAAACGCCACTTGGTCCGGGAGATGTTGCCGTTCTGGTGAGAACCAATCAGCAGGCCGGGCGCATTCAGGCCGCCATGCGGCGGGTCGGGCTTCCCTGCGTGATCACCAGCGGGGACAATGTGTTTGACACGAAAGAAGCGGTTGAAATGTGGCGGATTCTGAAGGCGGTGTTGAATCCGGCCGACGATGTGCTGATTTCAAATGTGCTTGCCACGGATTTATTCGGCCTGTGCGGCAACGACATCGCAGTCCTTCGCAGTGAAGACGCGCAGTGGGCATGGTGGGCGCTTTGCTTTCGGGATTGGCATCGCCTCTGGCATGAGTCCGGTTTTATTCGAATGATTCGCGCAGTGTTTTCTCTTGAGCCGCCGCATCGGTCCGTTCCGTTGCTGCAAGGCTTGCTCCAGCTTGTGGACGGGGACCGGCGGGTAACCAATTTTCAGCATCTTTCCGAATTGTTGCATGCCGCCAGCAGCCGGAATCGCTTGGGGCCGGCCGGGCTTTTGGGTTGGATCGAACGGCAGATTTTCGGGCGAAGGGAGGCTGCCGATGTGAACGAATTGCGGCTGGAAAGCGATGCCATGGCCGTGCAGGTTGTGACGATTCATAAAGCCAAGGGGCTTCAATACCCAGTCGTCTATGCGCCGTACCTGTGGGACAGCAGCCTGTATCATATGAGCCGCCCGCCCGTCGTCTGCCATGACCCGTTGAACACGACCCGAACGCTGTTTGATTTCGGCTCTGATCAGTTGAGTGACCATATTCAGTTGGCTCGATTCGAAGAAATGGCCGAAAATCTGCGGCTTCTTTATGTCGCCTTGACTCGTGCCCGGCATGCCTGCCGGGTGGTGTGGGGGGCGGCGAATTCTTTTCAACAGTCCGCCCTTGGATACTTGCTGCATTCGATTGAGGGCGATACCGGTTTGGATGCCATTGCCCGACATATGGCGGCGCTGAATGATTCTCAAATACTATCGGATCTGCAACGCCTCGCGATTCATGCCAAAGGCGCCATATCTTTTCGACCGCTGACGAGTGAGGCGGCTTGCCGCTACGAAAGAGCGCCGTATGAAGGGCAAAACCTGGTTGCCCGCAAAGCCCGACGCGTTTTTGTGAAGCACCGGCGTATTGAAAGCTATTCACGATTGGTTGCGGAAACAGCCCATGTGTCCTTCATGGAAGAAAAAACCGAGTTTGACCATGACCAGCGCATCGGCATTTCCCAGACTATGGGGATGGATGCGGCCGATCATGATACCGGCGAGCGCATATTGCTCGCGGATTTCAGCCGGGGCGCTGAGGCCGGAATCTTTTTTCATACGCTTTATGAGCACTTGGATTTCACGACGGCCGATAAGCATGCATTCACGTCACTCGTGTCGAATCAACTTTCCGCGTTCGGATTTCAGGCGCCGCAGTGGCTTGATACCGTCGTGCATGCCCTTACCAATACGCTTCATTGCCCGCTGGATGCGGATATAATGGGGCTCTCGCTCAGTCGAATATCCGGTGCGAATCGCTTGAATGAACTAGAATTTGTGTTTCCGGCGACAGGTTACCCCGAAAGGGAAGGGCGAATCACCGCCGCCGGATTAGCCGCTGTTTTCACGGCACATGCCGGACAATGCCTTCCTTCGGAATATATCACAAGGCTCTCCCGGTTGCAGTTCCCGGCCATCGATGGCTTTCTCAAAGGGTTTATGGATCTGGTGTTTTCATACCACGGCAAGTGGTATCTGGCGGATTATAAATCGAATTATCTGGGCGACACCGTCGGTCATTACGGTCGGGATGCGCTGTTGCGGGCCATGGCAGATCATCATTATTTTCTGCAATACCATCTCTACACGGTGGCCCTGCACCGGTATCTGGGCACGCGGGTGCCGGATTATGACTATGATACCCACTTCGGCGGCGTCTATTATTTATTCATCAGGGGCATGGCGCCGCAGACCGGGCCGAATATCGGCGTGTACAAGGACAGGCCGTCAAAGGCGTTTATCACCGCGCTTTCGAATTTGTTTTGGGGATAA
- a CDS encoding DUF2784 domain-containing protein, protein MLPYQALADTVLLLHFGVVLFVVVGPPVILVGNKFGWSWVNSLWWRLAHLAAIGVVVLQAWLGQHCALTELESALREQAGQVGYERSFVEHWVQRVLYYEAPMWIFVLAYTGFGLLVVWAWWRFPPRVGNGKNSDA, encoded by the coding sequence ATGTTGCCTTATCAAGCCCTTGCGGACACGGTCTTGCTGCTCCACTTCGGAGTTGTCTTGTTCGTCGTTGTGGGGCCTCCGGTCATTCTTGTTGGCAACAAGTTCGGCTGGTCCTGGGTAAACAGCCTCTGGTGGCGATTGGCTCACCTTGCGGCCATCGGTGTAGTGGTCCTGCAGGCTTGGCTGGGTCAACACTGCGCGCTCACGGAGCTTGAATCCGCCCTGCGGGAGCAAGCAGGGCAAGTCGGGTACGAACGCAGTTTCGTCGAGCACTGGGTACAACGCGTCCTGTACTACGAGGCGCCCATGTGGATCTTTGTTCTGGCCTACACAGGCTTTGGGCTGCTTGTCGTCTGGGCATGGTGGCGCTTCCCGCCTCGGGTGGGCAATGGCAAGAACAGCGATGCCTAA
- a CDS encoding pyridoxamine 5'-phosphate oxidase family protein — translation MDIQKNWPLIQEIFRGNINLVIASINEDGSPHISPIGSIYLRKDCTGYYLEKFPVQLPINLDNDNRICVYAVKYNLNWLKALAFGRFSKPPAVRLYGRAGKRRPVTEQEIARWHRQVKFFRWSKGYKILWAKFSYARELYFDGFAPVDFRQMTNGLWLTD, via the coding sequence ATGGACATCCAGAAAAACTGGCCCCTTATTCAGGAGATATTCCGGGGCAATATAAATTTGGTCATCGCTTCAATCAATGAAGACGGCAGCCCGCATATTTCACCGATTGGCTCAATCTACCTTCGAAAAGATTGCACCGGATATTATTTAGAAAAATTTCCGGTTCAGCTTCCCATAAATCTTGATAATGATAATAGAATTTGCGTATATGCGGTGAAATATAATTTGAACTGGCTCAAGGCTCTTGCATTTGGTCGATTTTCCAAGCCTCCTGCGGTGAGGCTTTACGGTCGAGCGGGCAAGAGGCGGCCAGTCACAGAACAGGAGATAGCGAGATGGCACCGACAGGTCAAATTTTTTCGTTGGTCCAAAGGATATAAAATACTGTGGGCGAAATTTTCCTATGCCAGAGAATTGTACTTTGATGGATTTGCGCCTGTCGATTTCAGACAAATGACCAATGGGCTGTGGTTGACGGACTAA
- a CDS encoding DMT family transporter produces MLQFLTGGEMANLNLLAIMFCAGVTIALQPSINARLAQKVGVLESACISFAVGTLALLLIVLLTGRGTVRGLGNAAWWEWTGGILGAIFVSTTIFVVPRIGTTAAMAATIAAQLITGLILDHYGAFGLREIHFDLKRALGCALLAYGVILIGKR; encoded by the coding sequence TTGCTACAATTTTTAACAGGGGGGGAAATGGCCAATCTGAATTTACTGGCAATCATGTTCTGCGCGGGCGTAACAATCGCCTTGCAACCGTCGATAAATGCGAGGTTAGCGCAAAAGGTGGGGGTGCTGGAAAGCGCATGTATCTCTTTTGCAGTCGGAACACTCGCCCTTCTATTGATTGTATTGCTGACCGGCAGGGGGACCGTCAGAGGGCTTGGAAATGCCGCATGGTGGGAATGGACCGGCGGGATACTCGGAGCGATTTTCGTGTCGACCACTATCTTTGTAGTGCCGCGCATCGGCACTACTGCGGCCATGGCCGCCACCATCGCGGCGCAGCTGATCACCGGCTTAATTCTCGACCATTACGGTGCGTTTGGGTTAAGGGAAATCCACTTCGACCTGAAACGGGCACTGGGTTGCGCACTCCTTGCCTACGGAGTGATCCTGATTGGGAAACGCTGA
- a CDS encoding HD-GYP domain-containing protein produces the protein MEPSFPIKQKKDISSEWLHALVESALDGVITMDDKGRVIAFNPAAEKIFGYHSDQVVGRMVSDILIPKPLRKRHEKGLERFLSTGEKKIIGRRLKVTAMRANQSLFRAEMEVISVNPETTPVFIAYLRDISEQERVEKAHRQYTMNIKKTLLQTILAISRTVEIRDPYTAGHQRRVAHLAASMAQALKLPEARVEGIFLGSLLHDIGKIAVPSEILSRPGKLMDEDINYLKIHCRKGYEILKPVDFPWPVAEIALQHHEHLDGSGYPQGLKDGEILLESRIICIADVVESLTAHRPYRPARSIADALALISNRAGQWYEYRMVAACRGLFESGYRIDSIDIDELTWLSSLGGGSAIEKGGDRYETFSGTFDICHFRNR, from the coding sequence ATGGAACCGTCTTTTCCTATAAAACAAAAAAAAGATATTTCGTCAGAGTGGTTGCACGCACTCGTGGAATCAGCGCTTGATGGCGTTATCACAATGGATGACAAAGGTAGAGTGATAGCCTTTAATCCTGCTGCGGAAAAAATTTTCGGTTATCATAGTGATCAAGTGGTGGGTCGCATGGTTTCCGATATCCTCATTCCAAAACCGCTGCGTAAGCGCCATGAAAAAGGCCTTGAGCGCTTTCTTTCCACGGGAGAAAAAAAAATTATCGGTCGTCGATTGAAAGTAACCGCCATGCGGGCCAATCAATCTCTTTTTCGCGCAGAGATGGAGGTGATTTCGGTAAATCCCGAAACGACACCGGTGTTCATCGCTTACCTCCGCGATATCTCTGAGCAAGAACGGGTTGAAAAGGCTCATCGGCAATACACGATGAATATCAAAAAAACGCTCTTGCAGACCATTCTTGCCATATCGCGCACCGTTGAAATTCGAGACCCATATACCGCTGGTCACCAGCGCCGGGTAGCCCATTTGGCAGCAAGCATGGCCCAGGCACTGAAACTACCTGAAGCGCGTGTCGAAGGAATTTTTCTCGGATCACTCCTTCACGATATCGGCAAAATCGCAGTGCCATCTGAAATTCTGTCACGCCCGGGGAAACTCATGGATGAGGATATCAATTATCTTAAGATCCATTGCCGCAAGGGCTATGAGATACTAAAACCTGTCGACTTTCCGTGGCCGGTGGCTGAAATTGCCCTTCAACATCACGAGCACCTGGACGGATCAGGGTATCCTCAAGGATTAAAAGATGGAGAAATCTTACTTGAGTCACGGATCATTTGTATTGCTGATGTCGTGGAATCTTTAACTGCCCATCGTCCTTATCGTCCAGCCCGCTCTATTGCCGATGCGCTGGCATTGATAAGTAACCGGGCCGGCCAATGGTATGAATATCGAATGGTTGCTGCTTGCAGAGGGCTTTTTGAAAGCGGTTATCGTATCGATTCAATTGATATAGATGAGTTGACATGGCTATCATCGTTGGGTGGTGGGAGCGCTATTGAAAAAGGAGGAGATAGGTATGAAACTTTTTCAGGGACTTTTGATATTTGCCACTTTCGCAATCGTTAA